One Candidatus Nitrososphaera evergladensis SR1 genomic window carries:
- a CDS encoding XTP/dITP diphosphatase, whose protein sequence is MQPATAIVTFASTNQNKFREVESILAMRGIQASFAKIELVEIQSDSLEEIAREKAKSAYARVQKPVIVEDDGLFVDALGGFPGQYSSYVFKTIGNAGVLKLLEGKQDRLASFRSLVAFFDGNNLQLFEGKVQGRISEKITEGGWGYDPIFAPEGADVTFAELADKKNDYSHRKKALEKFAEWQLLIQNRT, encoded by the coding sequence TTGCAGCCAGCAACAGCAATAGTGACATTTGCAAGCACCAACCAAAACAAGTTCCGCGAAGTCGAGTCGATACTCGCTATGAGGGGAATACAGGCAAGCTTTGCCAAGATAGAGCTTGTGGAAATCCAGTCAGACTCGCTTGAGGAAATCGCCCGGGAAAAGGCAAAGAGCGCGTACGCCAGGGTCCAAAAGCCGGTGATAGTGGAAGACGATGGGCTCTTTGTTGACGCGCTTGGCGGCTTTCCGGGCCAGTACTCATCGTACGTTTTCAAGACCATAGGCAATGCCGGGGTATTGAAGCTCCTTGAAGGAAAACAAGATCGCTTGGCGTCGTTTCGCTCGCTCGTCGCTTTTTTTGATGGCAACAACCTGCAATTGTTTGAAGGCAAAGTTCAGGGCCGGATCTCTGAAAAAATCACCGAGGGAGGATGGGGCTATGACCCGATATTTGCGCCGGAAGGAGCAGATGTAACTTTTGCCGAGCTGGCAGACAAGAAAAACGACTATTCACACAGGAAAAAAGCGCTTGAAAAGTTTGCGGAATGGCAACTTCTTATTCAAAATAGGACTTGA